In one Thioclava sp. ES.031 genomic region, the following are encoded:
- the minC gene encoding septum site-determining protein MinC has protein sequence MSDTLSPTGQKPAPVSVQPFQFRGLFLTAIALRLETDAPDDVFYAALDAQLAKTPHLLAGAPMVLDFAQVPEFSKPADVRDMIDNLFARDLQIFGAQNATEAQLNAVKGYGIIPIKVGRETAMPEPKPPKPQKPQPAAKRAAPPAPRNKVVKTPVRSGQMIVAEHGDLTVIGSVASGAELVAAGNIHVYGALRGRAMAGAHGDESARIFCRQLDAELLAIAGLYKTSETIPAELRRKPVQVFLDDDKLCVEAFE, from the coding sequence GTGTCAGATACCCTATCTCCGACCGGGCAGAAGCCTGCGCCGGTCTCGGTTCAGCCCTTTCAATTCCGCGGTCTGTTCCTGACCGCCATCGCGCTACGGCTCGAGACCGACGCGCCCGATGACGTGTTCTATGCAGCACTCGATGCGCAGCTTGCGAAAACGCCGCATCTGTTGGCCGGAGCGCCGATGGTGCTCGATTTCGCGCAGGTGCCGGAGTTCTCGAAACCGGCCGATGTGCGCGACATGATCGACAACCTCTTCGCGCGCGATCTGCAGATCTTCGGGGCGCAGAACGCCACCGAGGCCCAGCTAAACGCCGTGAAAGGCTACGGAATTATCCCGATCAAGGTGGGCCGCGAGACCGCGATGCCCGAGCCGAAGCCGCCAAAACCGCAAAAGCCGCAGCCCGCGGCGAAGCGGGCGGCGCCGCCGGCCCCGCGCAACAAGGTCGTGAAGACGCCGGTGCGTTCGGGGCAGATGATCGTGGCCGAACATGGCGATCTGACGGTGATCGGCTCGGTCGCGTCGGGCGCGGAACTGGTCGCGGCAGGCAATATCCATGTCTATGGCGCGCTGCGTGGTCGGGCCATGGCCGGCGCGCATGGCGATGAGAGCGCCCGCATCTTCTGCCGCCAGCTCGACGCTGAATTGCTCGCGATCGCGGGCCTATACAAAACGAGCGAAACCATCCCCGCGGAGCTTCGTCGCAAGCCCGTGCAGGTTTTCCTCGACGATGACAAACTCTGTGTGGAGGCGTTCGAATGA
- a CDS encoding DUF4394 domain-containing protein, translated as MLKLTLSTALVTAMGASGALAASAIGLVGDKTLVMFDTDTLEVTGTMDVTGTAKLHGIDLRPSNKTLVAVDADQALYTIDMESGAATKLSQMDKMLPVDGPVIVDFNPKADKLRFMSGTTNHRVNVETGEVTVDGSLAFEGADMHAGEAPAIAAAAYANSYGMPDSTAMYDVDSTIVALIQQTSPNDGTLAAIGKFGIDMPGEGYAFDIQTTEDMTNTAWLATGNMLYTVDLETGDATGKGMVEGAGGDIRDLTILPAM; from the coding sequence ATGCTGAAACTGACCCTCTCGACCGCTCTCGTCACCGCAATGGGCGCAAGTGGCGCCTTGGCGGCCTCGGCCATCGGCCTCGTGGGCGACAAGACGCTCGTGATGTTCGATACCGACACGCTCGAAGTCACCGGCACGATGGATGTCACCGGCACCGCGAAGCTGCACGGGATCGATCTGCGCCCGTCGAACAAGACGCTGGTCGCGGTGGATGCCGATCAGGCGCTCTACACGATCGACATGGAAAGCGGCGCTGCGACGAAACTCTCGCAGATGGACAAGATGCTGCCCGTGGACGGGCCGGTGATCGTCGATTTCAACCCGAAGGCCGACAAGCTGCGCTTCATGTCGGGCACCACCAATCACCGCGTGAACGTGGAAACCGGCGAAGTGACCGTCGATGGCAGCCTCGCCTTCGAGGGGGCTGACATGCATGCCGGTGAAGCGCCTGCGATCGCGGCTGCCGCCTATGCCAACAGCTACGGGATGCCCGACAGCACCGCGATGTATGACGTGGACTCTACCATCGTCGCGTTGATCCAGCAGACCTCGCCCAATGACGGCACGCTCGCCGCCATCGGTAAGTTCGGCATCGACATGCCGGGCGAAGGCTATGCGTTCGACATCCAGACCACCGAAGACATGACGAACACGGCGTGGCTCGCCACCGGGAACATGCTCTACACCGTCGACCTCGAGACCGGGGACGCGACGGGCAAGGGCATGGTCGAAGGGGCCGGAGGCGACATCCGTGACTTGACGATCCTGCCGGCGATGTAA
- a CDS encoding sigma-70 family RNA polymerase sigma factor — MTNAESCPVAQALHDCAEGDAGALERLVALEGGRMLGVAKRILGRTDLAEEALQEALVRIWRKAGQFSGNPGSAKGWVYTVLRSRCLNILRDGKRLSLLSPEELGALQDAREQSVPEEGWQMLAGSSRLRDCLEALDPASRHSILLAHVGGFSHGEIAARQSVPLGTAKSWIRRGLASLRECLS; from the coding sequence ATGACGAATGCGGAAAGCTGCCCCGTTGCGCAGGCGCTGCACGATTGCGCCGAGGGCGATGCGGGCGCGCTTGAGCGGCTGGTGGCGCTGGAAGGCGGACGGATGCTGGGCGTGGCCAAGCGCATTCTGGGCCGCACCGATCTGGCCGAGGAAGCCTTGCAGGAGGCGCTGGTGCGCATCTGGCGCAAGGCCGGGCAATTCAGCGGCAATCCCGGGTCGGCCAAGGGCTGGGTCTATACCGTCCTGCGCAGCCGCTGCCTGAACATTCTGCGCGACGGAAAACGGCTGAGCCTGCTCTCGCCCGAGGAATTGGGGGCGTTGCAGGATGCGCGTGAACAGAGCGTGCCCGAAGAGGGCTGGCAGATGCTCGCAGGCTCCAGCCGCCTGCGCGACTGTCTGGAGGCGCTCGACCCGGCCAGCCGCCATTCGATCCTGCTCGCCCATGTCGGCGGGTTCAGCCATGGCGAGATCGCCGCGCGCCAATCGGTGCCGCTGGGCACGGCGAAAAGCTGGATCCGTCGCGGATTGGCCAGCCTGAGGGAGTGCCTGTCATGA